A part of Legionella sainthelensi genomic DNA contains:
- a CDS encoding CsbD family protein gives MNKDIFQGKWEEVKGHMKKTWGKLTDDDLKQIEGNQQEIFGKLQKHYGYSKEQVEKAIKDFRSKTHH, from the coding sequence ATGAATAAGGATATTTTTCAGGGTAAATGGGAAGAAGTTAAAGGGCACATGAAAAAAACCTGGGGCAAGCTTACTGATGATGATTTAAAACAAATTGAAGGGAATCAACAAGAAATTTTCGGAAAACTTCAAAAACACTATGGCTATAGCAAAGAACAAGTAGAGAAAGCAATAAAAGACTTTCGAAGTAAAACTCACCATTGA
- a CDS encoding cyanophycinase, which yields MVPKAKLLIIGGAEDKGNGPSTDTEQKKEFTRYEILSELLPPSNKKIEIITTGSEIQEEVKKVYQNVFQNMGYNNIGFIPIKNRSEARNNEYLKRAENAGAFFFTGGDQFRLSTILGGTPIVDIIKERYVEDSDFIIAGTSAGAMVMASVMITGGGLSEALRYRNLLTSSGLGILQSCIIDTHFIKRGRFSRLAHAIIMNPEQLGIGLGEDTALVIRNGAEAECYGSGMVVIIDGRNIDQTNITDVEEGEAVFVENLIVHLLVKGCQFSIADRTLANPAIPIKNSNLGSKHE from the coding sequence ATGGTACCCAAGGCTAAGTTACTGATTATCGGCGGCGCAGAGGATAAAGGTAATGGCCCATCCACCGATACGGAACAAAAAAAAGAGTTTACTCGCTATGAAATTCTAAGTGAATTATTACCTCCGTCGAATAAGAAAATAGAAATTATTACGACAGGCTCAGAAATTCAGGAGGAAGTGAAAAAGGTTTATCAAAATGTTTTTCAAAATATGGGTTATAACAATATAGGTTTTATTCCCATTAAGAACAGAAGCGAAGCGCGTAATAACGAGTATTTAAAACGAGCTGAAAATGCGGGCGCCTTTTTTTTTACGGGGGGCGATCAATTTCGTTTATCGACCATACTTGGTGGTACACCCATTGTTGATATTATTAAAGAACGATACGTAGAAGATAGTGACTTCATTATCGCAGGAACAAGTGCTGGGGCTATGGTAATGGCCTCGGTAATGATTACGGGTGGAGGATTATCTGAAGCATTAAGATATCGCAATTTATTAACTTCCTCGGGTTTAGGAATTTTGCAGTCGTGTATTATTGATACCCATTTTATAAAACGCGGGCGCTTCAGTCGTCTTGCACATGCAATTATTATGAATCCAGAACAACTAGGAATTGGTTTAGGAGAAGATACGGCCTTAGTGATACGTAATGGAGCAGAAGCAGAATGTTATGGTTCAGGTATGGTGGTGATTATTGATGGAAGAAATATAGATCAAACTAATATTACTGATGTTGAAGAGGGCGAGGCGGTGTTTGTTGAAAATTTAATAGTGCACCTTTTAGTTAAGGGATGTCAATTTTCAATTGCAGATCGAACCCTTGCAAATCCAGCAATCCCCATAAAAAATTCAAATTTGGGATCAAAGCATGAATAA
- a CDS encoding PRC-barrel domain-containing protein, with the protein MENKGIVKSGELTGTKVMNPTHENLGEIAEVVIDKLSGKVNYLVLDFGGFLGFGNKFFAVPWNLFLYDNKDDCFILNVDKQRLKDAPGFDKDHWPNFSAPEFTTTISGFYTGGKL; encoded by the coding sequence ATGGAAAACAAGGGAATTGTTAAATCAGGGGAACTTACCGGTACCAAAGTAATGAATCCTACACATGAGAATTTAGGTGAAATTGCCGAAGTTGTTATCGATAAACTATCTGGAAAAGTGAATTATCTGGTGCTTGATTTTGGCGGTTTTTTAGGGTTTGGAAATAAATTTTTTGCGGTACCTTGGAATTTGTTTTTGTACGACAATAAGGATGATTGTTTTATTCTTAATGTGGACAAACAACGATTAAAAGATGCTCCGGGATTTGACAAAGATCATTGGCCAAATTTTTCTGCTCCGGAGTTTACCACTACTATAAGTGGATTTTATACAGGTGGTAAGTTATAA
- a CDS encoding DUF4442 domain-containing protein, whose protein sequence is MKFSTLLKMMRFWPPFLGAGIRVKNFNPEGTSIIVQMKMRFWNKNYVGTHFGGSIYSMTDPFYMLMLLNLLGKGYIVWDKSASIRYKIPAKGTLYARFELSMDQVEKIRLQVDEAKKIESEFYIPITNEEGNTIAEVKKILSIAAK, encoded by the coding sequence ATGAAATTTTCAACACTATTAAAAATGATGCGATTTTGGCCACCTTTTTTAGGTGCAGGAATTCGTGTAAAAAATTTCAATCCTGAGGGAACATCTATTATTGTCCAAATGAAAATGCGCTTTTGGAATAAAAATTATGTAGGCACTCATTTTGGAGGTTCTATATACTCCATGACTGATCCATTTTACATGCTCATGTTATTGAATTTATTAGGTAAGGGATATATCGTTTGGGATAAATCAGCCTCTATTCGTTATAAAATACCTGCTAAAGGTACTCTTTATGCACGATTTGAATTATCAATGGATCAGGTTGAAAAAATTCGACTCCAGGTAGATGAAGCTAAAAAAATTGAATCAGAATTTTATATACCTATTACTAATGAAGAAGGGAATACAATTGCCGAGGTAAAAAAAATTTTATCCATTGCTGCAAAATAA
- a CDS encoding isoaspartyl peptidase/L-asparaginase family protein, whose translation MNKIAIAVHGGASENYPFLQKYQKDVERGLIESVEKGYAVLHQGGMALDAVEEAVKVLENNSLFNAGKGSALNCQGDVEMDASIMSGARLQAGAVSMVRTVKNPIHLARLVMEHTNHVFLSGYGALEIAKKYNLELENESYFITPHQYEMFQRLNELETREVIHNKKMTGTVGAVALDLHGNLAAGTSTGGTSNCLPGRIGDSCVIGAGCYANNNTCAVSGTGEGEYLIRNVVGHTISMMVEFNMPLQQACDYVIHERNKELNGEMGVIALNRSGNFGISFNTEIMKRAWKSSEQTIQVKIFD comes from the coding sequence ATGAATAAAATTGCAATTGCGGTACATGGTGGTGCCAGTGAAAACTACCCTTTCTTACAAAAATATCAGAAAGACGTTGAACGAGGATTGATTGAATCAGTAGAAAAAGGCTATGCCGTGCTTCATCAAGGAGGAATGGCTTTAGACGCTGTTGAGGAGGCTGTGAAAGTTCTTGAAAATAATTCATTATTTAATGCGGGAAAAGGTTCTGCATTAAATTGTCAGGGTGACGTTGAAATGGATGCATCTATTATGAGTGGTGCTAGGTTACAGGCCGGAGCCGTTTCTATGGTGCGTACCGTTAAAAACCCAATACATCTTGCTCGTTTAGTGATGGAACATACAAATCACGTTTTTCTTTCTGGATATGGTGCTTTAGAAATTGCAAAAAAATATAATCTTGAACTTGAAAATGAGTCTTATTTCATAACCCCTCATCAATATGAAATGTTTCAAAGGCTCAATGAATTAGAGACAAGGGAAGTAATCCACAATAAGAAAATGACTGGAACTGTAGGTGCCGTAGCTTTGGATTTGCATGGAAATCTTGCTGCTGGAACTTCTACGGGAGGAACAAGTAATTGCCTTCCTGGAAGAATAGGAGATAGTTGTGTTATTGGTGCAGGTTGTTATGCCAATAATAATACATGTGCGGTTTCTGGAACTGGCGAAGGAGAGTATTTAATAAGAAATGTGGTAGGTCATACTATATCCATGATGGTTGAATTTAATATGCCCTTGCAACAAGCTTGTGATTATGTAATTCATGAACGAAACAAAGAATTAAATGGGGAGATGGGGGTTATTGCGCTTAATCGAAGTGGTAATTTTGGTATTTCATTTAACACAGAGATTATGAAAAGAGCTTGGAAAAGTTCCGAGCAAACAATTCAGGTTAAAATTTTTGATTAA
- the cphA gene encoding cyanophycin synthetase translates to MNILKTQVLKGPNYWSNSRKELIVIKLDLGKYEELPTNLLVGFQERLTRYLPSLLSHRCSLGFEGGFLKRVEEGTWLGHVIEHVALELQCLAGMDCGFGRTYGTQEYGVYNVLFAYQIEEAGLYAGIAAVEFISALAEGQEYSLDGVIARLKEIFREQGLGPSTRAIIAEAQSRKIPYRRYEYTSLITLGYGRNQKKIWASVSSKTSSIGVDIAADKDLTKQILKANFIPIPEGLMIESAEELDAAIKQLGFPLVIKPFNGNHGKGVMTHITDKQKAHIGFKLAKKISNQIITERFISGDDYRFLVINYKVVAVAKRTPAHVVGDGELSINQLIQQVNNDPNRGESHENTLTSIKVDEATLSILNENNLSLESILPKNQILYLKEAANLSTGGTARDVTDEVHPFNVHLAERVARLMNLDICGIDIISKDISIPLNENNGAVIEVNAGPGLRMHLSPNEGKPRNVAKPILDMLYPSHLSARIPIVAVTGTNGKTTVVRLIAHFARYTNHHVGFTTTDGVYLNNKLIHGGDCSGPNSAQVVLYDPEVDFAVLECARGGILRSGLGFDECDISIITNISGDHLGLNDIHTLEDLAQVKAVVAHSTKKSGYAILNADDNLTYDLKNDFDCNIALFSLYESPRIRKHCREGGLAAYVDQGRLVVQRGSERTFLSNIKSIPLSFHGAATSMIANILAATLAGVISQFSFEKIKEALHVFYPTFENLPGRMNLFKFPHCQVMVDYAHNEGAFCELKNYLESVYCAKKIGIIGAVGDRRDEDIEKLGFHAASMFDEIVIRHDKDGRGRTHNEINRLLVSGILRSEFKPSLNIISDELAALEHVLEVADVNSFIFCAIEDVFETVHFLKQKEKQFKSVSEVYNGTQG, encoded by the coding sequence ATGAACATTTTAAAAACCCAAGTGTTAAAAGGGCCCAATTATTGGTCAAACTCCAGAAAAGAACTTATTGTTATCAAGCTGGATCTCGGAAAATATGAGGAATTACCTACCAATCTCTTAGTTGGCTTTCAGGAGCGCTTGACTCGTTATTTACCCAGCTTATTAAGTCATCGCTGCTCCTTGGGATTTGAAGGTGGATTTTTAAAAAGAGTTGAAGAAGGAACTTGGTTAGGACATGTTATCGAGCATGTTGCATTAGAATTGCAATGTCTCGCAGGTATGGATTGTGGATTTGGTAGAACTTATGGAACCCAGGAGTATGGAGTTTATAATGTACTGTTTGCCTATCAGATAGAAGAGGCTGGTTTATATGCAGGGATTGCTGCTGTGGAGTTCATTAGCGCACTAGCGGAAGGTCAGGAATATTCTTTAGATGGAGTGATTGCTCGTTTAAAAGAAATTTTCAGGGAGCAAGGTCTAGGGCCTAGTACTCGAGCAATTATTGCGGAAGCACAAAGCAGAAAAATACCTTATAGGCGTTATGAATATACTTCCTTAATTACATTAGGATATGGTCGCAATCAAAAAAAAATTTGGGCATCCGTATCTTCTAAGACAAGTTCTATTGGTGTTGATATTGCCGCAGATAAAGACCTGACGAAGCAGATTCTTAAGGCAAATTTTATTCCAATTCCCGAAGGTTTGATGATTGAATCTGCAGAGGAACTCGATGCAGCAATCAAACAATTAGGATTTCCTTTAGTGATTAAACCATTTAATGGTAATCATGGAAAAGGAGTGATGACTCATATTACTGATAAGCAAAAAGCCCATATTGGTTTTAAGTTAGCAAAAAAAATTTCAAATCAAATCATTACAGAACGATTTATTTCAGGCGACGATTATCGGTTTTTGGTGATTAATTATAAAGTAGTTGCAGTAGCAAAGCGTACTCCAGCTCACGTGGTGGGTGATGGGGAACTTTCAATAAACCAACTTATTCAGCAGGTCAATAACGATCCTAATCGAGGTGAGTCTCATGAAAATACTTTAACTTCAATTAAAGTAGATGAAGCAACTCTTTCTATTTTAAATGAAAATAATTTGAGTTTAGAAAGTATTTTACCCAAAAATCAAATTCTTTATTTAAAAGAAGCTGCAAATTTAAGCACAGGGGGAACAGCCAGAGATGTTACTGATGAAGTTCATCCTTTTAACGTACATCTTGCCGAGCGTGTAGCTCGTCTTATGAACTTGGATATTTGTGGAATAGATATTATTTCAAAGGACATTAGCATCCCTTTAAATGAAAATAATGGTGCAGTGATTGAGGTTAATGCAGGGCCTGGGTTACGTATGCACTTATCACCTAATGAAGGAAAACCACGAAATGTTGCCAAACCTATTCTTGATATGCTCTACCCTTCCCATTTAAGTGCAAGAATTCCAATCGTCGCCGTTACTGGTACTAATGGAAAAACAACGGTTGTTCGCTTGATTGCTCATTTTGCACGTTACACAAATCATCATGTAGGATTTACTACAACCGATGGAGTTTATTTGAATAATAAACTGATTCATGGTGGGGATTGCAGCGGTCCTAATAGTGCACAAGTCGTTTTATATGATCCTGAAGTTGATTTTGCTGTATTAGAATGCGCTCGAGGTGGAATTTTGCGTTCGGGTTTGGGGTTTGATGAGTGTGATATTAGCATTATTACCAATATCAGTGGTGATCATTTGGGATTAAATGACATCCATACACTTGAGGATCTTGCTCAAGTCAAAGCAGTTGTTGCTCATAGTACTAAAAAGTCTGGGTATGCCATTTTAAATGCAGACGATAATTTAACTTATGATTTAAAAAACGATTTTGATTGTAATATTGCTTTATTTAGTCTCTATGAAAGCCCTCGTATTAGAAAGCATTGTAGGGAGGGAGGATTAGCGGCATATGTGGACCAGGGTCGGCTCGTGGTGCAAAGAGGCTCGGAACGAACCTTTTTATCGAATATTAAATCAATACCTCTAAGTTTTCATGGAGCGGCTACCAGCATGATAGCCAATATATTGGCTGCTACTTTAGCTGGAGTGATTAGTCAGTTTTCGTTTGAGAAAATAAAAGAAGCGTTACATGTTTTTTATCCTACATTTGAAAATTTACCGGGACGTATGAACCTTTTTAAATTTCCTCATTGCCAGGTTATGGTTGATTATGCACATAACGAAGGTGCTTTTTGTGAGTTAAAAAATTATCTTGAATCGGTGTATTGTGCTAAAAAAATAGGGATTATTGGTGCAGTTGGTGATCGGCGTGATGAAGATATAGAAAAATTAGGTTTCCATGCTGCCTCTATGTTTGATGAGATCGTGATCCGACATGATAAAGATGGAAGAGGAAGAACTCATAATGAAATTAATCGTCTTCTTGTTTCTGGAATTCTTCGCTCTGAATTTAAACCTTCATTAAATATTATTTCAGATGAGCTGGCAGCTCTTGAGCATGTATTAGAAGTTGCGGATGTGAATTCTTTTATCTTTTGTGCCATTGAAGATGTATTTGAAACAGTTCATTTTTTAAAGCAAAAGGAAAAACAATTTAAGTCGGTCAGCGAGGTTTATAATGGTACCCAAGGCTAA